The following nucleotide sequence is from Apium graveolens cultivar Ventura chromosome 4, ASM990537v1, whole genome shotgun sequence.
tgtacctcctgaggaagaagaaattactgatgaaaaagatgatcttgctctgacttcaagaaaagttcttaaaacaacctctgacatggctcaagttgttcagagtcaagaaattgtaagttctgatattcagaagaagcaagtaacctctgacagagctcaagttaacttgatatcagaaaatagatcaaagacactcctaccaggattcactaaagcaaaacagactcaatctttgaagactactgcaagtggttttgaagcaagagtagttactggaaaggaagctagagataaaactggattgagaagtgctgatgaaagaagagtacacaacactacgaatgatccaacttccttgagtgaaccaggtattggagcaactcctaagAGATTGAAttaactggaatctgtacagatggtttaccatacctacttgaaagaatatatcatgttgtatttcatgacagatggtagggtttatcatataagacaaaataccattccattgaagtattttgaagaattggagcatgtacttttcttacttcaagtggatgacagaataacagagactgctgcaaactacttaaaagaacagattcagagatagaaatggttttattctattaagtctgacagcatatatgttccaaagtacagagatcacaatggtgatattattgatatgaagcctaatactgcacagatcataacatatcttggtattaagggacttgaattcaatctagagtctgacaaagcttatgtcataagactagatcaagagttgagaaaagcaaagatcaatgatctcagagctgcaatatttcaaactggtgaagatactgcagagcttaaagatgtcaaaaggagaatgattgatgaactcagatatgctgagaaatgtttgttgaagaactatctcagaacaactcctgacatcagagagatcagaaaatgatgaagccaagtcgaagatctacaactgcttaaattctgatatttatacagactgaagttgttatcagaagttgaaattggtaaaagctttaaggactgtaagttgtagttatctggtctaattctcatgcatttgtacttaatgtttttgacatcatcaaatatctgttaaacttgtatattatgttaatttacaagttgggggagattgttagatatatttgataatgtcatggctaatatgttttatgtttagctttcagatcttatttgaacaggataaatcagtacttaactgttgatcagtacttatactggaagtcaggacttaaggatatcagtacttatgttatcaggagataatcatcagaagatagatatcagaacttaagtgctgaaggacaatcagataaggacagtagctgattaaaggaaagaagatcaagataaacataagaagagatatgcatgaaggaattccgtgaagaatggaatacttggaagaaaagatatctgattgatatattttaggaagcagaatcatattccatatcaattagcgattatcttgtaactgtgtagtatataaacacagatatagggtttacactataagtgttatcattattagagaagattattcattgtaaccctagcagctctcgtgatatttgttcatcactgagaggtaacagtttcatactgtaacagagtttattgtttcaataaagtttattttctgttacttaagttcttaaagttcgatttgagtgtactatacactgtattcaccccctctacagtgtgtgtgtgacctaacagtgtACAAAATCGAAGCACGAATAGTAGAAAGTTTTTTTAATTCACAATGCGGGGAACTATTATATAAAAGCATAATTTTCAaaaaatggttaaaattacacgAAAACAATGATtatattgaaattttaaagatatatatataatataatactaAAAAATTTTAACCGTATTAATATATAACAAATATTGAACTTGCATGCATATAAGAAAAATATTTGAAAAACTCGAGGATCATTAATAGTATTACACATACATCGAGTTGAGGGTATCATTAGTCTAACAATACATACTTTCGATCAAGATCAACAATCAAGTACCTTATCTATCGCATTTTACCATTCAAATACATTagttaattaaaaaattatttattcaCATTTCGGGCTAAGAACACCACTACATTCCTTTATTGTTCAATTTAATTTTAAATGTCGAAAACTTGTTTTGCAACGATATAACCACGCCACAAAGACTAAAAAACTACTTGTATAAATATGTTAATATCACCAATTCACCAAGAAACAACACGAATATACTGCACGAGTTTTAAAGCGATCAATCAACTTATCTTTTCAAATGCTCAATGACGGCAATTCAACTATAGaattcaaaatataaaataaGTACAACTTTTACGAACATCATCCATCAATTATTTGAtataaaattaaaagaaaatacCTCTTACAACATAATTTAtattcattaaaaataatatatacacCGTTAATTAACATGTGAGTTTATAGAATACCCGTTCGTAGCACGGTCTATAAAACTATTTTGCTTGGAATAGCTCAAATTCTATTAACTAATAACAAAATCTTGTTATGTACCATGCTACTGACTCAAGAGCCTCTTTGAATGAGATAATCAACCCGAAAATTGAATCAGTGGACAAAAATTGGTTACTTAAATCTCGTTCCGTTTATCCACTCCAATTAATTCCGTTTCGTACTGGTCTAATGGCAGGAGAGTGCTTGCCAAATTGGGCAGCTTTCATGACTAATCCGTGTTCCCAAAGCCATTCACCTTCTCAATTTGCCTTTGCAAACCATGTCATTAAAAGTAACTGGTTTACAAGAATGCATTGTGAGACATTACAAGAATACCAAGGGGCTAGCGGCTCGACACTGCCAGGGTAGATACTGCCAGTGGCAACAGGGATTTTGTGACTCTCATGTCTACATCCCTACCTGGACACTGCCAGAGGGGGGTAGCTTGTTAGACTGCAAGTCTGTTGTCTAATTAAATCCATCATGAATTTGCTTGAGATACAGTAATGACAATGAACAATTCCGTAATTATATTCAACACAAGTATGGTTGAAAACTTCAAATCCAACTTGTTAATTGCTTTCAGTCCAGTATAATTAAATTCATTAGCAACGTAGGAACGAAGACAAAGTAGGAATATGAAATGCAGTCATTCCTACGAGAGAAATAATCAGGTATGCAAGTTCAGAAAAAATAACTGGAGATAACATTGTTAAAATGAACATAAAGTTAACATTTCTAAAAACCAGGACAAAACAAGAAACCGAGCTAGCTATTTTAAGTAATTGTTCTTTGGTTTCAGGGTTGAAGTACAAATAGGAAAGATATAGGGAAATATAAAGCAGAGATCTCCATACAGATAATGGGAACACTAAGCTGCTGCACCCTTTCCTTTCTTCCTCTGTAGTTTCTTCATGTAAAACTCCAACTCTTTGCCCTCCAAAATGTATCTGTAGATGTAAAGGATAAAAATCAAGTACTTAACATTTAGCATACAAAGGAATATTTTGTCAAAGATAACGACTTGCTTTAAAAAACAAGCGTTTATTCTGCTTTAAAGCTGACAGAAATAGTTTTTTAAAGCTGGCTgatatatttaaaaaaatctgCATGCGACATCCCAACACAGGAATTAAACATACTagtattttttttttaaaataacatACTAATATTTGAAAAGCAGGTCTCATCACAAAATGAATCAATACATATAATTCATGAAACTACTTTCTCAAATCCAACATTAACATGCAAAGATGATAATCAAATACCCGTCGCAACGACCACATTGGCCAGGTCGTGATGAAATTGCAGCTAATAGACGGCCACCTCCAAATTGTTCCTCAACATGTGAGTCTAATTTACGATCCTCTTGACGCTTTTCAATTTTTCTCTGCACATGGTTGCTTTTCTTTGCATCCTCTGTAGCGGCTTCACCATCCTAGCAATCATAGTAGTACTTGGTCAGGTAACCGTATTCTCAAATTTTACTCTGAAACAAAAATTGTTGACTACTACCAGGGGGTGGGactaaagaaaaaaaatatactaTCACGTGGAAAGAGCAACAGTGCAAGCAAACATACGTATCTTATTTTCTCATCATAGCTCAACTGCTTAAGCGCCAATGATCAACTCGTGTGAACGTGTTTAATTATCATTTTGTGCAAAAAAACAATAAAGTACACATTTTCAATCTTAGGGATGACAAGAATGTTTCATCCCAAGGAATAAGCATTCTTCATCCTACCAACACAAAACTTTACAATGTAGGCTACGTAGTTGTAATATTGGACTTTCAAATATTAGTACTGTAAGAAAAAACCATTTAACGCCAACAGATTTAGAAAAGATGAATGGATACATTAATCTCTTGATCCAGGTGAGTGAAAAATTGACTCAAACGAGAAACAATCAGTATTGACAGATTGATATATACTTGTTACCAATTTACCGAGATTAAAATTTTATAGTTCAACTCAACAGCTCAACTCCAATTTCATTACATCAGAATTAGTAAATGAAAGGAAACAAGCTGTTCACATATCATACCTCTCCTTCTTTCTTGGCAGCAGCTGCAGCGGTTTTCTTTTTGCGACCGATATCAACACCGTAGTGCTGAAGATACCATTGCTTAAATGGAGCAGCATCGACCTGAACTATTGCACCCTTGACCAATGTTTGCGTCCTAACCAATTCATTGTTGGAAGCATTATAAACAACATCAAGAATTCTAGTCTTCCGAGTAACAGCCTCACTACCCCAAGAGTAGTTGCCTGTATCGAGCCTCAAGGCACGCCACTTGACATTTCCACCTCGTACCCTTACCCTCCTAACAGTCTTGTTGCTAGACAACTTCGTGTTAGCAGGTTGCCTCCCCAATTCATACCTAATTAAGACACGCAAGGGGGAACAAAGTTACTTAACAGGATTTAAACCCAACGGTTTTATTTAAACCGGAACAAACTTGAAAAAGGCAACGCATACACAAATTAACAAATAAGTGATAGATATATAAACACCATTTCATTTCATCTATAATTGCTGCCTATACCGAGTAAAAAAACAATTCGTTCATTGTTCGTAGCAATTACGATATAACAGGCAAAAATTACTAAAGCATGTAGCCAGATACAAATTGAACACTAAAGTAGTTTGACATTATAAAATCGTagcttaataaataaataaatttataatccacgaaaaaattaaataaaaaagaaaaattaCTTTCGCTTCTTCCTCCAGGCCTTCTTTTTACCACCAGTAGCACGTCTCTTGTGCATAGAATCACGAGAAATACCTGTTTTATTTTCAACATTTTTACAtacattattatttttaaatatgattagatgaatattgaaaataaaagCTACAGATTAGATGTATGTAAAAAAAAATATAGATACATACCCATGATTGCAGTTGAGGGCGGAGCAGCAGAAGCAGAAAAGAGAAAAATGGAGTTGTAAGAGTTGTTAATATATCTTCTTTGATTTCATAAAAACCCTAGTTCTGGTTTGGGCTTTACGGCCTGCACCCACCATTGGGTTTTCTTTGTCCGGAATCGATGCACATTTGGGCTTTTGGTTGGATGacctttttatgttttaattttcCAATGATATTTCATAATCTTATAGGAAATGGTTGGCCTCTGATGGTTTAATATAAGCTGAGGAGGATGAGTAAATAAGTTTTATTTTTTCTCGGCTCCCAGTTTTTAAAAAAGAATAAAATTCAGTGACAGTTAATGCATTTTTCACTCAAAAAAATTCACATTTTTTgatgaaaataatttatttttcaaatCAGTTACTTCCTTCACTTTTAAAAACTCAGAAGCAAGGTTTTAGCTCAAATTTAATAAAATGACAATGTAATAAATTTTACGAATAGATTTTAAATTGAATTTCAATGTTAATATTGTGTTCCAAACAGTTTTCTATGAAAAATGTAATTTATTTAACTTATACAAAGGTAGTACGGAACTGTAATTAAAGTAAGGGACAATTGTATTTTGGTTGCTACAATTTACACCAAACTTCAAAATAATGACTATCATTTCAAATTTGCAAATAGGTTGCAAAATATTTTACCTAGTCTCAAATAAGTGGCTATAAATTAAATTTTACTGATCAGTGGCTATAGTTTATAACGAGTTTCGAAAAagtaattatatttttataaacaattatattaaaaaaatgaaaagttAACAATTTAcatgaaaattttaatttatcaTTAGCTAAATTTTATGTTAAGTTTCAAAATATATATCAGTTTAAAACGGTGGTCGTGATTTAATAATTTTGCAAACATAAAATTTAACaacaatataaataattattaagttaatattttaaaaaatgatGTTGATGACATATAAATACAAATAGTCATTATTTTGTCTAAAAATTTGTTAGAAATAAAACTCAGGAAATTGTTCAAGTTAATTTTGAGTTGTCTTATCGAATTTGAACTTGTAACATATTTACATTCAAAAAAATGTACATgtgtttttaaattattaaatattaaattattatttttcacGTATATTGTTGAATTTTTGTTTTTAAATATATCATATTATTAATATACAAACACCTTTAGAAACTTGTAATAAACTTTACCCAACGATTTATAAACTTTAAAGTATAGTCACCTTTTTGAAATTGTATAAAAAGTTTGGTCACCAATTTTCAAATTTAGAATTAAAAACATCATTTTGACACTTGATGTAAGTTATAACATCAAAATGCAACCGACTCTTATATGAATACTAGCGTATAACTCGCACAGATTGTTTTTAACATTCGatagtttttaataatatattttataatataattttcaataattgaaaaatataataaattataacaatatacgttttataataatttgagacttgactgaaaataaataatataatataatatattgtttaaataaagaatataaaagtttaaatataataagctgttgacggggttcgaaccatgagagcagtttaaatattaatataataatattttattattgtatccAATGGTTCTCATTTTTCTGACTTTAGATTTGACGGTTGTTATTTCtcgtaccaaacaactgtaccgagcaactaccaaacaactgtaccgagAAACTAGCAAATAGATAGTgttctgcttataatagtatagtatagatatatagATAGATTGGGCTGTGTAGAAAATTAATTAGTGGTTTCATTTGCAACACTAATTATCTAATTCCCTTGTTCTTTATTCATCTATAAACATTCAGACAAACATGTATTATCACATAACATGTATTATGTTTGTCATCACGAGTCTTCGGTTTTGGCCTGATTTGTTTCTGATAAACCCTTACATATTTTTTAGAGCAATTCTAAGTGTTGCCAgagactactcataaaaataaatattaaatgggtttttaaattattttatttagaCCTGCTCTAACAGCCACCTCAAAAGTTTATGATTTTTTGTTTTTATTCTATTTTCTATTTTCGGATTCTGTAACTTATTCTGCATTTTTAGATCAATTCTCTCCCAAGTTGTGTTCATTTGTCTCATTTATACTCATGCTTGATGCTTCAGTTCAAGTCCTGATGTTGTCCAATTGCCTGGATCGTCAATTCAGATTCCGTAATTTATTCTGTAAAACAATATTTTGATTCATCAATAACTAGTCTCAAGTCTCAGTGAAACTGCTTAATTGCAAATTGATGAATAAGTACTAATCAACATACCCGAATTACAGAATTGCAGAATTTGTTTTGGAGGGAAAATGATGattactaatatatataattagttTAACAAAGATTAGATACTCCTCCATAATGAAGAAACTGATTAGGTGTGTGTTGGAATTTTGTGCTATTTTTGTCAAAGAAAGATCGAGGAGGATGATTAGAAGAATACTTGAAGTTGCTCTTAGCTAGTAAACCCGGTACTCCATTTCTTAACTCTATCTTCTTCTCGTAGTGAAgactttttttttttttttgctaaataaaatGAAATATATAAAGACTTTTTTATTATCATTATTCTAAATATTGGACTAAACGAACCACCACCATGAATCTTTATATTGAAAAGGTTAGTTTCATCTGCACAATATAGTCATGGTGTGTTACAAAATTGATTTCGAAATAAAAATTGATTAACCCATGATCTCATTGACCTGCATCTATATATTCTTAAAGTGTACTCCTTAATTTACCCATTTTGCAACTG
It contains:
- the LOC141721346 gene encoding small ribosomal subunit protein eS8-like, which produces MGISRDSMHKRRATGGKKKAWRKKRKYELGRQPANTKLSSNKTVRRVRVRGGNVKWRALRLDTGNYSWGSEAVTRKTRILDVVYNASNNELVRTQTLVKGAIVQVDAAPFKQWYLQHYGVDIGRKKKTAAAAAKKEGEDGEAATEDAKKSNHVQRKIEKRQEDRKLDSHVEEQFGGGRLLAAISSRPGQCGRCDGYILEGKELEFYMKKLQRKKGKGAAA